The Leifsonia sp. ZF2019 DNA segment CATCCAGCAGCTCGGCGCGGCCGCGGTATCGCTGCTGACCGCCCTGCTCGCGGGCGAGGAGCCGGAGAAGACCCACCTGGTGCTGCCGACCCGCCTGATCGAGCGGGGCACGACCGCGCCGCCGCGCTGACCCGCCGCCTTTCCGCCTTGCGACCGTGCGACCGCGGCGCCTTGGGACATTCGCGGTGCGGCGCCGCGGCGCGTTCGTCCCGAACCGCAGCGGTCACGGCTGCGAGTGTCCCGAACCGCAGCGGTCACGGCCCCGGGTGTCCCGAGCCGCAGCCGTAGCGGCCACCGTCGGCGCGCGCGAGGCGCGTCAGCGCGCGAAGCGCTCCGCGAGCCAGCGGGCCTGCTTCTCCCAGTGGCGGGTGCCGCCCCCCTCGTGGTCGTTGAAGGCGTACACCTCGATCGTGCGGTCCGCCGAGGCGAGGTGGTTGTAGGCGGCGAATGTCGTCGAGGGCGGCACGATCGTGTCCATCAGGCCGACCGAGAAGAGGGCGGGCGCGTGGATGCGGCGGGCGAAGTTGACCCCGTCGAAATACGACAGTGTGCGGAAGACATCGTCCACGCGGTCGCGATGCACCGACAGGTACTGCGCCAGCTCGACGAACGGTCCGTCGGCCGCGACGTCCGCACCGCGACGGTACGCGCACAGGAAGGCGACGTCCGGCAGCACCGCGTTCACGCCCTCCGCGAGCGCCCCGGCCGCGATCGCGATTCCGCCGCCCTGGCTGCCGCCGGTCACGGCGAGGAGCGACCGGTCGACGAACGGCAGCTCGCGGGCGGCGTCGACGGCCCGCACCGCGTCGGTGAACACGCGCCGGTAGTAGTAGTCGTCGGGGTTCTCGACGCCCCGGGTCATGAAGCCGGGGACGGCCGGTCCGGCGCCGTGCGGGTCGGCGGTCGCGCCTCCCGAGCCCCAGCGGCTGCCCTGGCCGCGCGTGTCCACCATCACGTGGACGTAACCCGCGAGCGCCCACAGGGTGTTGTCGCCGGGAAGCCCGCGGCCGCCGCCGTAGCCCTGATACTGCACGACGGCGGGGAGCGGGCCGTCGGCCTCCTTCGGACGCGTCACCCAGGCCTTCACCGGCTCCCCGCCGAAGCCCGGAAAGGTGAAGTCCTCGACGATCAGCTGCGTGATGGGCGTCTCGGCGGGCACGAGCACGGCCTCTCCGCCTGCGGCCCGCGCCTCCGCCAGAGTCTTCGTCCAGAACGCGTCGAAGTCGGCCGGCTGCTCGACCTCCGGGCGATAGGCGAGCAGCTCGGCATGGGTGAGGTCGGTGAGAGGCATGGCCGACATTGTGGCACAGTGACGGCATGCCCGATCGCACGTCCCCCGCCTCCGCGCGTCCCACCCTCGAGGCGATCGCGCAGGAGGCGTCCGTCTCGCTCTCGACCGTCTCGAAAGTGCTGAACGGCCGCCCCGGGGTCTCCGCCGCGACCCGGGATCGCGTCGAGCGCCTCCTGCACCGCTCCGGCTACGCCCGCCGCGGTCTCGACCCCGAGCGCGGAGGGATGGTGGAGGTGGTGGTCGAGAACATCCAGAGCGAGTGGTCCATCGAGATCCTCCGCGGGGTGGAGCGCATCACCCGCGAGAACGGGCTGGTGCTCGCGCTCAGCGTGCTCGGCGACCACCACGGCGTCGGCGACGAGTGGATCGCGGGCGTACTGCAGCGCAAGCCGCTCGCGGTCGTGCTGCAGTTCTCCCACCTCACTGCGACGCACCGCAGGCAGCTGCGCACCCGCAACATCCCCGTGGTCGTCGTCGATCCCGCGGGCGACCCGCCCGCGGACATGGCGGCCGTCGGCGCGACCAACTGGGCGGGCGGTGTCGCCGCCACCCGGCACCTCCTCGCCCTCGGCCACACCCGCATCGCGTGCGTCTCCGGCCCGACGGAGCTGATGTGCTCGCGCGCGAGGACCGCCGGGTACCAGTCGGCGCTCGCCGAGGCCGGGATCGCGTTCGACCCGGCCCTGACCGCGGTCGGCCGGTTCGGCCAGGCCGACGGGGAGCGCGCGGGCCGTCGCCTGCTGAGCCTCCCGGACCGCCCGACGGCCATCGTCGCCGCCAACGACATGCAGGCGCTCGGCGTCTACGACGCGGCCGCGGCGCTCGGGCTCCGCATCCCGGAAGACGTCTCCGTCGTCGGCTTCGACGACGTGCGGCCGGCGCTCTGGGCGCGTCCGCCTCTCACGACGGTGCGGCAGCCGCTGCAGGAGATGGCCGAGGAGGCGACCCGGCTGGCGCTGCGGATGCGCACAGGCGAGGCCGAGGCCACACGGATCGAGCTCGCGACCTCGTTCGTGGAGCGCAGTTCGACCGCGGCTCCCGCGGGCCGCCCCGCGGCGTGATCCGCGAAAGTTTTCCAATCGGTCCGCGGTAACTTGCGGGCCCGATCCGCCCGCCGTTAGCGTCGCCACGACGGAGCGAAGGAGCAGCGCGATGACGGACGCGGCGGGCCGCCTGCGGGTGGCGATGGTCGGCTACGGGTTCATGGGAGCCGCTCATTCGCAGGGCTGGCGGGTCGCTCCGCGATTCTTCGACCTGCCCGTCGAGCCGGTCATGAGCACCATCGTCGGGCGCGATGCCGGACGGGTGGAGGCAGCCCGGCAGCGGTTCGGCTGGGAACGGTCGGAGACCGACTGGCGCCGCGTGATCGACGACCCGGAGATCGACGTCGTCGACATCTGCTCGCCCGGCGCCTCGCACGCGCAGATCGCGATCGCCGCCCTCGACGCCGGCAAGCACGTGCTGTGCGAGAAGCCGCTGGCCAACACCGTCGGCGAGGCGGAGGCCATGGTCGCCGCCGCCGAACGTGCGGCCCTTCGCGGCGAGCGCTCGATGGTGGGCTTCAGTTACCGCCGCGTGCCGGCCATCGGTTTCGCCCGGCGTCTGATCGCCGACGGCCGGCTCGGCGACATCCGGCAGCTGCGCGCCCTCTACCTGCAGGACTGGCTCACCGACGAGGAGGGCCCGATGACCTGGCGGCTCGACAAGGAGCAGGCGGGCTCGGGGTCGCTCGGCGACATCGGCGCGCACGCGATCGACCTGGTCGAGCATCTGACGGGCTCGCGGGTCGCGAGCGTCTCCGGTACGCTCGCGACCTTCGTGGAGGAGCGCCCGCTCCTGGGCGAGACCGTCGGGCTGTCGGGCACGGCGTCGGAGGAGCGCGGGCGGGTGACCGTCGACGACGCCGCCTGGTTCACGGCACGCCTGGAGGGCGGGGCCGCCGCGGGGGCGATCGGCGCGTTCGAGGCGACCCGGTACGCCACCGGGCGCAAGAACGCGCTGCGGATCGAGCTCTCCGGCTCGCGCGGCGCGATCGCGTTCGACCTGGAGGCGATGAACGAGCTGCAGTTCTACGACGCGACCGCGCCGGCCGGCGAGCAGGGCTTCACCCGCATCCTCGTGACGGAGCCCGAGCACCCGTACATGGCGAACTGGTGGCCGACCGGGCACGCGATCGGCTACGAGCACGCCTTCACCCACCAGGTCGTCGACGTCGTCACAGCCATAGCCACGGGCAGGGATCCCGAACCGTCGTTCGCGGACGGCCTCCGCATCCAGCGCGTCCTCGACGCCGTCACCCGCAGCGCCGCCTCCGGCAGCGCCTGGACCCCGACCGCGTAACCCGCGGCGCACGGAAGGAACCATGACCAAGCAGGCCCTCGTCGTCCGCGGCGGCTGGGACGGGCATATGCCCGTCGAGACCACGGACCTCTTCCTCCCCTTCCTGGAGACGAACGGGTTCACCGTGCGCGTCGAGGAGGCGCCCGCCGTGTACGCCGACGCGGCGTTCATGGACACCGTCGACCTCGTCCTCCAGATCAACACCATGAGCACGATCGAGCCGGCGGAGCTGGCCGGGCTGCAGCGCGCGGTGCTGAACGGCACGGGCCTGGCGGGGTGGCACGGCGGCATCGCCGACAGCTATCGCGACAGCGCCGACTACCTCCACATGATCGGCGGCCAGTTCGCCCACCACGCGGGCAAGGATCCGGCCGAGCGCACCGGCGCCCAGGACGACAACTACATCCCCTACACCGTGCACATCACGGAGCTCGGGCGTACGCATCCCATCACCGCGGGCATCGACGACTTCGATCTGGTCACCGAGCAGTACTGGGTGCTCTCCGACGAGTACAACGACGTGCTGGCCACGACCACGCAGGAGGTGCGGCCGTGGGACGCGTGGAACCGTCCGGTGACCGCGCCCGCGATCTGGACCCGCCAGTGGGGCGAGGGACGCGTGTTCGTCTCCGCGCCCGGGCACCGGTTGGAGGTCGTCGCGAGCGAGCCCGTCCGCACCATCATCGAGAGGGGCCTGCTGTGGGCCGCCCGCTGACCGTCGGCGTCATCGGCGTCGGGAACATCAGCGCCCAGTACTTCGCCGAGTTCCCGAAGCTCCCCGGCCTGCGGCTGGCGGCGGTCGCCGACCTCGACGTCGCCCGCGCCGCGGCGGTGGGGGAGGCGCAGGGCGTCCGCGGCGTCTCCGTCGACGATCTGCTCGCGGATCCGCGCATCGACGCCGTGCTCAACCTGACCGTCCCGCAGGCGCATGCCGAGGTCGCCCTCCGCGTGCTCGACGCCGGCAAGCACGTCTACGGTGAGAAGCCCCTCGCCCTCACGACCGCCGAGGCCGCGCCCGTGCTCGCGCGCGCGGCCGAGCGCGGGCTGCGCGTCGGCAGCGCACCGGACACCGTGCTCGGCACCGGCATCCAGACGGCGCGCGCCGTCATCGATGCGGGTCGCATCGGCGACCCCGTCGCGGCCGCGGTCGCCTGGAGCGCCCCCGGCCACGAGCTCTGGCATCCCGCCCCCGCGTTCTACTACCAGCCGGGCGGCGGCCCGCTGTTCGACATGGGCCCGTACTACCTGACCAGCCTGGTCACCTTCTTCGGCCCGGTCGTGCGCGTCTCCGGCGTCGCCGGCCGTTCCGCCCGTGAGCGCACCGTCGCGACCGGCCCCCTCGCCGGAACACCCGTCCCGGTGGATGTCGACACCCATGTGACCGCCATCCTGGAGCACGCTTCCGGGGCCGTATCGACCGTCACGGTCTCGTTCGAGGTGTGGGCGACCCGCCTGCCGCTGTTCGAGGTGCACGGCACCGCCGGGAGCATCGCCGTGCCGGACCCCAACCGGTTCTCCGACCCGGTGCTCGTCGCGACCGCCGACGACCGCACGTTCCGGGAGGTGTCCGTCGCCGCCGGCTATCCGGACGCGGGACGCGGCGTCGGCCTGGCGGACATGGCCCGCGCGATCGACACCGACCGCCCGCACCGGGCCTCCGGCGACCTGGCCTTCCACGTGCTCGACATCATGGAATCCATCCTGACCGCTGGCCGCGCGCACGCGGTCGTGGAGGTGACGTCGACGGTGGAGCGGCCGGAGGCCGTGCCGCCGGGGGAGCGTCCGGACACCTGGTGACGACTCCCGTCGGACCAACGCGGCTGATCAGTCGCCTCCGATGCGGACCTGCCCCCGGATCCACTGTCCGACGTCCCCGCCGACACCGTCGAGCACCGACAGATGGGTGGCACCCGGGACGATCGAGGTCGTCAGAAGGCGCTGCGGGGCGGCGTGTGCGAAGGCGGCCACCCGCGCCGGGTCGAAGACCTCGTCGCGCGAGCCGATCCACACGCCGACGGGGTGGCGGAGACGGCTCAGGATCCCGCGCGCGTCGGTGACGTTCTGGCCGATCGCCATGGCCGCGGTGTAGCGGGGGATGAGCCCGGAGCGTACCTGTGCGGGCGTGTAGGCGAACGCGACGGCGTCCCGGTGTGCATCGACCAGCCCGTTGCTGAGGGTGGCCGCGACGAGCGGGGGCTGGCAGACCGTGGCGAAGTTCGACGCGTCGGCGACCGACTCCGTGCCGGAGTGGAGGCCGAAGTCGGGTGCGACGAGCACGTATCCACGCACCCGGGAACCGAGTGACGCCGCGCTGTTGAGCACGATCCCCGCGCCGGCCGAGTGGCCGCCGACGAACACCGGCAGGCCGGGATGCGCCCGGGACGCGACGCCGACCGCGGTCGAGGTGTCCGAGACCAGCTGACCGGGGGACGGGGTGTCGCCGCGCGGGCCACCGGAGGCGCCGTGGCCGCGGACATCGAACAGATAGGCGGCGACGCCGCTCTCGGCCAGAGCGTGTCCGAAGCCCAGGTATCCGAGCGTGCTGTTCGCACCCGAGCCGTGGAAGAAGACGAGCGAGGCGATCGGATGGGCGGGTGCGAACGCGTAGTAGGCCAGCCGTGTGCCGTCGGTCGCCCGCGCCGTCCCGGACGGTCGCATCCCTGCGCCGCTGCTCGGACCGGTCGACGAGACGTCCAGCCCGCTCGCGCTGACACGGGGGAAGGAGCAGGGGGCGCTCACGGCCGCTGCGCCCGCTGCGGTCATGCCGGCGAGCACGATGACGGTGACCCCGACCGCCCCGCCGAGGCGCCGGGCACCGAAGGCGGGCGGTGTCCACCGGCGGCCGGCTGCGGGAATCAGCGCGAGAATCGCCGACGCCACTCCGAGGGCGGCGGGGACGGATCCCGCCGCGCCGCCGCCGACGGCCAGGTGGATGACTCCTGCCGTGAGGGCGGAGACGGCGGCCGAGCCGATCCACCACCGCCCGGACCGCCCGGGACGGCGCTGCAGGATCACCCCGACCCAGAACAGCACTGCGGCCCCGAGCAGGATCCCGCCGGCGACGGGCAGGCCGGCGGAGGCCCAGGGACCGACATCGGCGATACCGACGGCAAGGGCGATGGCGCCGGCGACGGTGGCGAGAACGCGGGAGGCGGAGACGGAAACCGGAATGCGGGAGGACATGCCTTCACGCTAAGAACGCCCGGCCGCGATCGGATCGACCCGTGAGTGGACCCGAGGTGGAGATCCGGCCTCCGCTGAGGTTCGCCCCCGCGCTGTTCGACGCACCGGGGAACGGAGCCTTCGCCGCACATCCATTTCGCGGAGGCCCGCCTTCGACGATGGAGATGCGGGCGCTCTGTGCAGGTCCGGCTCGACCGTCAGCGGGTCGCGTCGACGGCGGTCGTCGCCACCCACGGTCCGCTCCACCAGCCGCGCCAGCCCAGCGGAGCGGTCGTCACGGTGAGGCCCGCGGCGCGGAGGTCATCGGCGTATTCGCCGGCGCGGCGGATGTCGGCGATGACGATGCGACCGCCGGGCGCAAGGACCCGCACAGCCTCTCCGATCGCCCGGCGGCGTGCCTCGCGAGTCTGGATGTTGTGGATCGCGAGGCTCGCGGTCACCAGCTCGAAGGAGCCATCGGGATAGGGGAGCTCGGTCATGTCCCCGGTCTCGAACCGGACTCGATCCTCGACGCCGTTGACCGCCGCGTTGGCCTGAGCTGCGGTGAGCGTGTTGCCGGACTGGTCGACCGAGCGCCAGAGGTCGATGCCCGTCACGGTCATCCCCGGGAACCGCAGCGCGGCCATGATCGAGACAGTGCCGTGCCCGCATCCCACGTCGAGGATGGAGGCGCCGGGAGGAAGCGTCACCCGGTCGAGAAGCCCGTCCCAGAGTATGAACTTGCCGCGCAGCGAGGTGTGCCAATAGAGCACCGCGCCCGCCGCCGAGGCCACCGTGACCAGACCGAGGATCACGACCACCCACCACCAGGCTTCCCAGAGCGTGGCGGCAGCGACGGTGAGCGCCGCGTAGACGACGGTGTAGCCCACCCACATCCACGGCACCCACGGGGCATCGATGCCATAGTCGCCGTGCGGTCTCTGCGTCGCCATCCGAACCCTCCTACTATAGTTTTAGTAAGTGTAGAAGGAGGAAGCGGGGATGTCGAGACGGAGCACACGCCTGATGGTGCTGGGTGTCGTCGCTTACCGGAATCCGATCAGTGGGTACGGGATCGAGAAGACCCTCGACGAGTGGGCCGTCTCTCGATGGACCACGATCGCACCGGCATCGATCTACCAGCAGCTCCGCACCCTCACTGCCCAGGGTGCTGTCGAGCCCGTGGCGGGCTCGCGCGGGCGAGCCGCCGAGCACCGTTGCACTCCCGCCGGGCACGAGCAGCTGCGCCGGCTCCTGCTCGAGCTGCTCCACGAGCGCGACTTCCGCCCGATGAGCCTGCTTCCGCTGCTCTACTTCACCCCCAGCCTGACCAGCGAGGAGCTGGACGCGGGACTCGCCTCCCGCATCCGGCTCCTCGACCAAGCACTCGAGAGCGAGGATGCGATGATCGCTCGCTCGGAGGAGCTCGGCCCCTCGCATGTGACCGAGATCTTCCGGCTCACCTGGCGCGGCCTCCGCGCCGACCGGGACTGGTGCGCGGAATACCGCGCTCGCCTCCGCGCAAACCACTCAGGAAGTCGCACTTCCGACCCGTGACGAGCTCGCATTCCCGCTACCGCTCGAGAAGCGGCAACGATCCCCATCGTGTCGTGTCTGCCGTGAGCGGCGCGTCCACCCGCGATCGGGCGGCGCCCAGACCATGTGGGCCGTTCGGCCATCCGGAGAGCCGACCAGATGCAGCCGACCAGGAGGCAGCGCGCAGGACGACGTCGCATCTGCGACCTCCGCGCGGGGCTATTGTCGGATCATGTCGTCGCCCTCCGAGCTCAGCACCGTGCGGCACGCCACGGGCGGCGCGACGGACGCGCTACGGCGGAACAATCTGGCGACCGTCCTCGGGCTCGTGCATCGGGAGGGGGCGCTCTCCCGCAGCGACCTGACGCGCCTGACCGGGCTCAACCGGTCGACCGTCGGCGACCTGGTCGGTGAGCTGGCGGCGCTCGGGCTGGTGGTCGTGGACGAGTCACCCGCTTCCGTCGCCGAGCCGGGTGTGCGTGCGGCCCGCGGGCGGCCGAGCCCGCTCGTCCGCGTCTCCGACCAGGTGGCGGCGGTGGCCGTGAACCCGGAGGTCGACGCCGTCATCATCGGGCTGGTCGGGCTGGGCGGGCGGGTGCTCAAGCGCATCCGGGTCGAGACTGCGTCCGCGCGGAGCGTGGGGGAGACGGTCGGCCTGGCGTCGGCGGGCATCGCGGGGATGCTCGCGGGGGAGACGGGGATTCGGGTCGCCGGCATCGGCGTCGCCGTGCCCGGTCAGGTGCGGCTCTCCGACGGCATGGTGCGGGAGGCCACCCACTTCGGCTGGGTCGACGAGCCGCTGGCCGCCATGCTGGGGGAGTCGACGGGGCTTCGGGTGTGGGCGGCCAACGCCGCCGTCCTCGGGCTCCGGGCCGAGAGCGCGTTCGGAGCCGGGCGCGGGATCGACGATCTCGTCTACATGATCGGCGGTGCCTCGGGCATCGGTGGCGGCGGGATCAGCGGCGGCCGCTTGCTCACCGGGGCCTCCGGCTACGCGGGCGAGTTCGGTCACACGTTCGTCCGCTCCGACGGGCGCGCGTGCCCCTGCGGTGCGCGCGGATGCCTCGAGGCGGAGGTCACGCAGGCCGAACTGCTCGCCGCGGTGGGCCTCGACTCCGCGCAGGCCGCAGAGCTGGCCGATCGACTGATCGCGACCGATGACCCTGTCGCGCGCGCGGTCGTGGAACGGCAGTACGAATCCCTCCGCATCGCGACCCGCAGCGCCGTCAACGTCTTCAACCCGTCCGTCGTCGTGCTCGGCGGATTCCTCGCCGCGTTGTACCGGGGAGCTCAGGCGCACGGCGCGCCCGACGTGCTCGGCGACGTGATCCACTCGTCGCGGGACGGCGTCGCCGTGACCGAGGCGTTGCTCGGCACCGACCAGATGCTGATCGGCGCCGCCGAGCTCGTGTTCGCCGAGCTCATCGCGGACCCGGCGCGCGCGCTCGCCGCGTAGTCTTGGCGCCTCCCGGCCCGGGCTCACCCACTGGGCTTCCATTGTTGTGTTCGCAAACTAATCGGTTTCCTTTGCGTTGCTTGGTATCCGGCGAAGAAATCTGCTTGCAATCTCCTGCACCGTCGTTTATGTTGTGTTCGTCAACAAAATGCATCGGAGTGGCTGCGAGACCTGCAGACGCGCGTCCACTCCACTACAAGGAGGTAAACGATGCGCACGAGGCACCTCGCACTGGGCGCCGCTCTCGCCGCCGGTGCACTGCTGCTGGCGGGCTGCTCCGGCACGTCCGACGCCGGCTCGGACAGCACCGACGGAACCGGCAAGACCCTCACCCTCTGGCACTACGAGGGCGAGGACTCCGCGATGGGCAAGGCCTGGAACCAGGCCATCGCCGACTTCGAGAAGGAGACGGGAGCGAAGGTGAAATTCGAGGCGAAAGCCTTCGAGCAGATCCGCTCCACCGCCTCCCAGGTCCTCAACTCCAACGAGGCCCCGGACATCCTCGAGTACAACAAGGGCAACGCGACCGCCGGCCTGCTGGCCAGCCAGGGCCTGCTCACCAACCTCGACGACGCCGTGAAGAAGTACGGCTGGGACACGAAGCTCGCATCGAGCCTCCAGACCACCGCCAAGTATGACGATAAGGGCATCATGGGGTCGGGTTCCTGGTACGGCATCCCGAACTACGGCGAGTACGTCGAGGTCTACTACAACAAGGACATGTTCGCGAAGTACGGCATCGAGGTGCCGAAGACGCAGGACGAGTTCGTCGCCGCGCTGCAGAAGTTCAAGGACAACGGCATCACCCCGCTCGCGGAGTCGGCGGCCGAATACCCGCTCGGCCAGCTCTGGTACCAGCTCGCGCTGACCAAGGCCGACCGCTCCTTCGTCGACGACTACCAGCTCTACAAGGGCAAGGTCGACTGGCAGGGCAGCGAGCTCGCGTACGCGACGAAGACCG contains these protein-coding regions:
- a CDS encoding acetylxylan esterase, translated to MPLTDLTHAELLAYRPEVEQPADFDAFWTKTLAEARAAGGEAVLVPAETPITQLIVEDFTFPGFGGEPVKAWVTRPKEADGPLPAVVQYQGYGGGRGLPGDNTLWALAGYVHVMVDTRGQGSRWGSGGATADPHGAGPAVPGFMTRGVENPDDYYYRRVFTDAVRAVDAARELPFVDRSLLAVTGGSQGGGIAIAAGALAEGVNAVLPDVAFLCAYRRGADVAADGPFVELAQYLSVHRDRVDDVFRTLSYFDGVNFARRIHAPALFSVGLMDTIVPPSTTFAAYNHLASADRTIEVYAFNDHEGGGTRHWEKQARWLAERFAR
- a CDS encoding LacI family DNA-binding transcriptional regulator, which produces MPDRTSPASARPTLEAIAQEASVSLSTVSKVLNGRPGVSAATRDRVERLLHRSGYARRGLDPERGGMVEVVVENIQSEWSIEILRGVERITRENGLVLALSVLGDHHGVGDEWIAGVLQRKPLAVVLQFSHLTATHRRQLRTRNIPVVVVDPAGDPPADMAAVGATNWAGGVAATRHLLALGHTRIACVSGPTELMCSRARTAGYQSALAEAGIAFDPALTAVGRFGQADGERAGRRLLSLPDRPTAIVAANDMQALGVYDAAAALGLRIPEDVSVVGFDDVRPALWARPPLTTVRQPLQEMAEEATRLALRMRTGEAEATRIELATSFVERSSTAAPAGRPAA
- a CDS encoding Gfo/Idh/MocA family protein, with translation MTDAAGRLRVAMVGYGFMGAAHSQGWRVAPRFFDLPVEPVMSTIVGRDAGRVEAARQRFGWERSETDWRRVIDDPEIDVVDICSPGASHAQIAIAALDAGKHVLCEKPLANTVGEAEAMVAAAERAALRGERSMVGFSYRRVPAIGFARRLIADGRLGDIRQLRALYLQDWLTDEEGPMTWRLDKEQAGSGSLGDIGAHAIDLVEHLTGSRVASVSGTLATFVEERPLLGETVGLSGTASEERGRVTVDDAAWFTARLEGGAAAGAIGAFEATRYATGRKNALRIELSGSRGAIAFDLEAMNELQFYDATAPAGEQGFTRILVTEPEHPYMANWWPTGHAIGYEHAFTHQVVDVVTAIATGRDPEPSFADGLRIQRVLDAVTRSAASGSAWTPTA
- a CDS encoding ThuA domain-containing protein codes for the protein MTKQALVVRGGWDGHMPVETTDLFLPFLETNGFTVRVEEAPAVYADAAFMDTVDLVLQINTMSTIEPAELAGLQRAVLNGTGLAGWHGGIADSYRDSADYLHMIGGQFAHHAGKDPAERTGAQDDNYIPYTVHITELGRTHPITAGIDDFDLVTEQYWVLSDEYNDVLATTTQEVRPWDAWNRPVTAPAIWTRQWGEGRVFVSAPGHRLEVVASEPVRTIIERGLLWAAR
- a CDS encoding Gfo/Idh/MocA family protein, giving the protein MGRPLTVGVIGVGNISAQYFAEFPKLPGLRLAAVADLDVARAAAVGEAQGVRGVSVDDLLADPRIDAVLNLTVPQAHAEVALRVLDAGKHVYGEKPLALTTAEAAPVLARAAERGLRVGSAPDTVLGTGIQTARAVIDAGRIGDPVAAAVAWSAPGHELWHPAPAFYYQPGGGPLFDMGPYYLTSLVTFFGPVVRVSGVAGRSARERTVATGPLAGTPVPVDVDTHVTAILEHASGAVSTVTVSFEVWATRLPLFEVHGTAGSIAVPDPNRFSDPVLVATADDRTFREVSVAAGYPDAGRGVGLADMARAIDTDRPHRASGDLAFHVLDIMESILTAGRAHAVVEVTSTVERPEAVPPGERPDTW
- a CDS encoding alpha/beta hydrolase, which encodes MSSRIPVSVSASRVLATVAGAIALAVGIADVGPWASAGLPVAGGILLGAAVLFWVGVILQRRPGRSGRWWIGSAAVSALTAGVIHLAVGGGAAGSVPAALGVASAILALIPAAGRRWTPPAFGARRLGGAVGVTVIVLAGMTAAGAAAVSAPCSFPRVSASGLDVSSTGPSSGAGMRPSGTARATDGTRLAYYAFAPAHPIASLVFFHGSGANSTLGYLGFGHALAESGVAAYLFDVRGHGASGGPRGDTPSPGQLVSDTSTAVGVASRAHPGLPVFVGGHSAGAGIVLNSAASLGSRVRGYVLVAPDFGLHSGTESVADASNFATVCQPPLVAATLSNGLVDAHRDAVAFAYTPAQVRSGLIPRYTAAMAIGQNVTDARGILSRLRHPVGVWIGSRDEVFDPARVAAFAHAAPQRLLTTSIVPGATHLSVLDGVGGDVGQWIRGQVRIGGD
- a CDS encoding class I SAM-dependent methyltransferase, producing the protein MATQRPHGDYGIDAPWVPWMWVGYTVVYAALTVAAATLWEAWWWVVVILGLVTVASAAGAVLYWHTSLRGKFILWDGLLDRVTLPPGASILDVGCGHGTVSIMAALRFPGMTVTGIDLWRSVDQSGNTLTAAQANAAVNGVEDRVRFETGDMTELPYPDGSFELVTASLAIHNIQTREARRRAIGEAVRVLAPGGRIVIADIRRAGEYADDLRAAGLTVTTAPLGWRGWWSGPWVATTAVDATR
- a CDS encoding helix-turn-helix transcriptional regulator; translated protein: MSRRSTRLMVLGVVAYRNPISGYGIEKTLDEWAVSRWTTIAPASIYQQLRTLTAQGAVEPVAGSRGRAAEHRCTPAGHEQLRRLLLELLHERDFRPMSLLPLLYFTPSLTSEELDAGLASRIRLLDQALESEDAMIARSEELGPSHVTEIFRLTWRGLRADRDWCAEYRARLRANHSGSRTSDP
- a CDS encoding ROK family transcriptional regulator, which encodes MSSPSELSTVRHATGGATDALRRNNLATVLGLVHREGALSRSDLTRLTGLNRSTVGDLVGELAALGLVVVDESPASVAEPGVRAARGRPSPLVRVSDQVAAVAVNPEVDAVIIGLVGLGGRVLKRIRVETASARSVGETVGLASAGIAGMLAGETGIRVAGIGVAVPGQVRLSDGMVREATHFGWVDEPLAAMLGESTGLRVWAANAAVLGLRAESAFGAGRGIDDLVYMIGGASGIGGGGISGGRLLTGASGYAGEFGHTFVRSDGRACPCGARGCLEAEVTQAELLAAVGLDSAQAAELADRLIATDDPVARAVVERQYESLRIATRSAVNVFNPSVVVLGGFLAALYRGAQAHGAPDVLGDVIHSSRDGVAVTEALLGTDQMLIGAAELVFAELIADPARALAA
- a CDS encoding extracellular solute-binding protein, with translation MRTRHLALGAALAAGALLLAGCSGTSDAGSDSTDGTGKTLTLWHYEGEDSAMGKAWNQAIADFEKETGAKVKFEAKAFEQIRSTASQVLNSNEAPDILEYNKGNATAGLLASQGLLTNLDDAVKKYGWDTKLASSLQTTAKYDDKGIMGSGSWYGIPNYGEYVEVYYNKDMFAKYGIEVPKTQDEFVAALQKFKDNGITPLAESAAEYPLGQLWYQLALTKADRSFVDDYQLYKGKVDWQGSELAYATKTVDDWVQKGYISKDASGLKAEDAGTAFIAGKYPIFFSGSWWYGRFQSEITNYDWGTFLYPGTKMSPGSAGNMWVIPENAKNKGLAEKFIDITMSDKIQALIGNNGGVPVAAKTSDITDEKSKELIANFNTLTGEDGIAFYPDWPTPTFYDQLNAGLQELINGTKDPAAVNKELGSEYQDGVDQIVNQ